The Sphingobium aromaticiconvertens genome has a segment encoding these proteins:
- a CDS encoding ankyrin repeat domain-containing protein — MRAGWMIKLLGALLALAALSPTVALAQFSDNYNFLKAVKDRDGDKATKLLEKPGSTVINSRDVTTGENALHIVVARRDSTWVNFLLAKGANPNLADNDGNTPLMDAVQVRFEDAVQSLIARGAQVDKSNDSGETPLIRAVQLRDVGLVRLLVTNGANVDKRDSIAGMSARDYGKRDSRTPGLLEALDAAKPATPKGPVQGPVF; from the coding sequence ATGCGGGCGGGATGGATGATCAAGCTTCTGGGTGCGCTGCTGGCGCTCGCCGCGCTCTCTCCTACGGTCGCGCTGGCGCAGTTTTCCGACAATTATAATTTTCTGAAAGCGGTCAAGGATCGCGATGGGGACAAGGCGACGAAACTGCTCGAAAAGCCGGGATCGACGGTTATCAACAGTCGGGACGTCACGACAGGCGAAAATGCGCTGCACATCGTGGTCGCCCGCCGCGATTCGACCTGGGTCAATTTCCTGCTGGCAAAGGGCGCCAATCCCAACCTGGCCGACAATGACGGCAACACCCCATTGATGGATGCTGTGCAGGTTCGGTTTGAGGATGCCGTGCAATCCCTCATCGCACGGGGCGCACAGGTCGACAAAAGCAACGACAGTGGCGAAACCCCGCTGATCCGCGCCGTCCAGCTACGCGATGTCGGACTGGTGCGCCTGCTCGTCACCAATGGCGCGAATGTCGACAAGCGCGACAGCATCGCGGGCATGTCCGCCCGCGACTATGGCAAACGCGATTCGCGAACCCCCGGCCTATTGGAAGCGCTGGACGCTGCCAAGCCAGCCACACCCAAGGGGCCAGTGCAAGGCCCGGTTTTTTAA
- a CDS encoding cell wall hydrolase — protein MSFRLKAATFAALALSAIAAVTATDMSSAASANLSATTMSSTGTLPVETLKGLNVPSTPGQQPAVVFSAPREVVQSTQSNITDPDAAVEATSLAALVDAHGDAEDVDGDMRCLAGAVYFESKGESLEGQLAVARVVINRAKSGRFANSLCGVVYQRGQFSFVRGNDMPPIRTAGESWREAVAIAQIAMNDSWDSRAEGALFFHARRVAPGWGKPRLASIDNHIFYR, from the coding sequence ATGAGTTTCCGTTTGAAAGCCGCGACATTCGCGGCGCTTGCCCTGTCCGCCATTGCTGCGGTCACGGCCACTGATATGTCGAGCGCTGCCAGCGCCAACCTATCTGCGACGACGATGTCGTCCACCGGTACGCTTCCGGTAGAAACCCTTAAGGGACTGAATGTTCCTTCGACGCCCGGGCAGCAGCCCGCGGTCGTCTTCTCGGCGCCCCGCGAAGTGGTGCAGTCGACTCAATCCAACATCACCGATCCTGATGCCGCCGTCGAAGCGACGAGCCTGGCTGCCCTTGTCGATGCCCATGGCGACGCTGAGGATGTGGACGGTGACATGCGCTGCCTTGCCGGCGCGGTCTATTTCGAATCCAAGGGTGAAAGCCTGGAAGGCCAGTTGGCTGTTGCGCGCGTGGTTATCAATCGCGCCAAGTCCGGCCGCTTCGCCAACAGCCTTTGCGGTGTCGTCTATCAGCGTGGCCAGTTCAGCTTCGTGCGCGGTAATGACATGCCGCCGATCCGCACGGCTGGCGAATCGTGGCGTGAAGCCGTCGCCATCGCCCAGATCGCGATGAACGATAGCTGGGATAGCCGGGCGGAGGGTGCGCTTTTCTTCCATGCTCGCCGCGTCGCGCCGGGCTGGGGCAAGCCCAGGCTCGCGTCGATCGACAATCATATTTTCTATCGCTGA
- a CDS encoding MmcB family DNA repair protein, with protein sequence MITESAAHCSPLTDGTALAVARGTLRLFFRHDMTGMLEVPLPNGRRADIMAIDAAGRLTIVEIKCSRADLLGDAKWPDYFDYCDRFFWAVPAGFDLSPFEGEALWPTRTGLIVADQYDAELVRPAPVEPLAAARRKAETLRFARRAARRLTLLADPDHVRDDSWQA encoded by the coding sequence ATGATCACAGAGTCTGCAGCACATTGTTCACCCCTGACCGATGGCACCGCGTTGGCGGTGGCGCGTGGAACGCTCCGGCTTTTCTTTCGCCATGACATGACCGGCATGTTGGAAGTGCCGCTGCCCAATGGGCGGCGCGCGGATATCATGGCGATCGACGCGGCTGGACGGCTCACCATTGTCGAAATCAAATGCTCGCGCGCCGACCTGCTGGGCGATGCTAAATGGCCCGACTATTTTGACTATTGCGACCGTTTTTTCTGGGCAGTTCCAGCGGGCTTCGATCTCTCACCCTTTGAAGGGGAAGCGCTGTGGCCGACGCGCACGGGATTGATCGTCGCCGATCAATATGATGCGGAACTGGTGCGGCCAGCCCCTGTCGAGCCGCTCGCCGCAGCCCGGCGCAAGGCCGAAACGCTACGCTTCGCTCGCCGGGCTGCGCGACGTCTCACCCTGTTGGCTGACCCGGATCATGTCCGGGATGACAGCTGGCAGGCTTAA
- a CDS encoding DUF1491 family protein — protein sequence MTDGRLTSAMLAGALIRRTQGAGGFAMVLVKGDPISGVILVQALEKGEEIGLFERVSDYAGGYRLTACGPAADSEPGAMTAYIERRRRSDPDLWVIELDIVDAERFAAETIC from the coding sequence ATGACCGATGGACGGCTGACCAGCGCCATGCTGGCGGGCGCCCTGATCCGCCGGACGCAGGGCGCGGGGGGCTTTGCCATGGTGCTGGTGAAGGGCGATCCGATAAGCGGTGTCATTCTGGTGCAGGCGCTTGAAAAGGGAGAGGAAATAGGTCTGTTCGAACGAGTTTCGGACTATGCGGGCGGCTATCGGTTAACCGCATGCGGTCCGGCGGCCGACTCCGAACCCGGCGCCATGACGGCCTATATCGAGCGTCGCCGCCGTTCCGATCCCGATCTGTGGGTCATAGAACTCGATATCGTAGATGCCGAACGGTTCGCCGCTGAAACGATCTGCTGA
- a CDS encoding YcgN family cysteine cluster protein: MNFWEKPLDQLDRAQWEALCDGCGKCCLHKAEDEDTGRIYPTNVACRLLDRVSGQCTNYRHRRQFVPDCVRLTPKLVDEIGWLPRTCAYRLRGEGKPLPDWHYLISGDREAVHRAGESVRGWTVAEVDAGDLENHLVDRDI; the protein is encoded by the coding sequence GTGAATTTCTGGGAAAAACCGCTCGACCAGCTGGACCGCGCCCAGTGGGAGGCGCTGTGCGACGGCTGTGGCAAATGTTGCCTGCACAAGGCGGAGGATGAGGACACAGGCCGCATCTATCCCACCAACGTCGCCTGCCGCCTGCTCGATCGGGTGAGCGGCCAGTGCACCAACTACCGCCATCGTCGCCAGTTCGTGCCCGACTGCGTGCGCCTGACGCCCAAGCTGGTTGACGAAATCGGCTGGCTGCCACGGACCTGCGCCTATCGTCTGCGTGGCGAAGGGAAGCCGCTGCCCGACTGGCATTATCTGATCAGTGGCGATCGCGAAGCGGTGCATCGCGCGGGGGAATCGGTGCGCGGCTGGACCGTGGCGGAGGTGGATGCAGGGGATCTGGAAAACCATCTTGTCGATCGGGACATCTGA
- a CDS encoding ligase-associated DNA damage response DEXH box helicase → MDSNLPPILNDWFAQREWQPRRHQLDMLAAARAGNHALLVAPTGAGKTLAGFLPTLTDLIDNPAEGLHSLYISPLKALAVDVQRNLLTPIAEMDLPIRVETRTGDTPSDRKARQRARPPQILLTTPESLSLLLSYPDSFMLFDTLKTVIVDEVHAFATQKRGDLLALSMARLSAINPALRRVALSATVADADAYRAWIAPDGDINSVTAVIGEAGAEPNVTILIPEGSVPWSGHSGKYAAKQVMAEIERRGTTLVFCNTRGLAELIFQELWSANDNNLPIAIHHGSLSIEARRKVESAMAAGKLRALVATASLDLGVDWGNVDCVIQMGAPKGSSRLLQRIGRANHRLDEPSEAIVIPGNRFEYLEARAALDAVEAGERDADDFRPGGLDVLAQHVMGVACAASFDEEALLEEVRSALPYSGLTKEAFTNVLHFIEGGGYALRAYDRFKRLTRDPDGTWRISHPRFIQQHRLNAGIIVDQPALAVRFGNGRKLGTVEEGFAATLSPGDRFFFAGTALEVVKMDTTDLIVRATSKSARIPSWGGTRMAMSTRLAERVRHFLAEPGEWHRFPHDVREWLEMQKLRSALPQPGQLMIETFPHEGRHYMVCYSFEGWNAHQSLGMLLTRRMDAQGLMPIGFVSNDYALAVSSLKPVTDPQSLFTADILDHEFVDWVEQSSLLKRAFRDVAVISGLIERQHPGKRKTGRQVTFSTDLIYDVLRKYQPDHMLLKAAWADARARMTDVGRLGDLIDRAAGTMLHITLDRVSPLAVPVLILIGREQVAQHAVEDALLMEAEALVAQAMRIDD, encoded by the coding sequence GTGGACTCCAATCTTCCTCCCATTCTGAACGACTGGTTCGCGCAGCGCGAATGGCAGCCGCGACGGCATCAACTGGACATGCTCGCCGCCGCTCGCGCCGGCAACCACGCACTGCTGGTCGCGCCGACCGGGGCGGGCAAGACGCTCGCGGGATTCCTTCCCACGCTCACCGATCTCATCGATAATCCTGCTGAGGGTCTGCACAGCCTCTATATTTCGCCGCTGAAGGCGCTTGCCGTCGATGTTCAACGCAATTTGCTAACACCGATAGCGGAGATGGATCTGCCGATCCGCGTCGAAACACGCACTGGCGACACACCATCCGACCGAAAGGCCCGCCAACGCGCCCGCCCACCGCAGATATTGCTGACCACGCCTGAATCCCTTTCCTTGCTGCTCAGCTATCCCGACAGTTTCATGCTGTTCGACACGCTCAAGACCGTGATCGTCGATGAGGTTCACGCCTTCGCCACCCAGAAGCGCGGTGACCTGCTTGCCCTGTCGATGGCGCGGCTGTCAGCGATCAACCCTGCGCTGCGACGGGTGGCGCTCTCCGCCACGGTCGCCGATGCCGACGCCTATCGGGCCTGGATCGCGCCCGATGGCGACATCAACAGCGTGACGGCGGTGATTGGCGAGGCGGGTGCAGAGCCGAACGTGACAATCCTCATTCCCGAAGGCTCCGTTCCCTGGTCCGGCCATTCGGGTAAGTATGCGGCCAAGCAGGTGATGGCGGAAATTGAGCGGCGCGGCACCACGCTGGTCTTTTGCAATACGCGCGGGCTGGCCGAACTTATTTTCCAGGAACTCTGGTCCGCCAACGACAATAATCTGCCCATCGCCATCCACCATGGCAGCCTGTCGATCGAAGCGCGTCGCAAGGTCGAATCGGCGATGGCGGCGGGAAAGCTGCGGGCGCTGGTGGCCACCGCGAGCCTTGATCTGGGCGTCGACTGGGGCAATGTCGATTGCGTCATCCAGATGGGCGCGCCCAAAGGATCGTCGCGCCTGCTCCAGCGCATCGGTCGCGCCAATCATCGGCTCGACGAGCCGAGCGAAGCCATAGTGATTCCTGGCAACCGCTTCGAATATCTCGAAGCCCGCGCTGCTCTCGACGCTGTGGAGGCGGGGGAGCGCGACGCCGACGACTTTCGCCCCGGTGGTCTGGACGTCCTCGCCCAGCACGTCATGGGCGTCGCCTGCGCTGCATCCTTTGACGAAGAGGCTTTGTTGGAAGAGGTCCGCTCGGCGCTACCCTATAGCGGTCTGACAAAAGAGGCTTTCACCAACGTCCTCCACTTCATCGAAGGCGGCGGCTATGCGCTGCGAGCCTATGATCGGTTCAAACGGCTGACCCGCGATCCCGACGGCACATGGCGCATCTCGCATCCGCGCTTTATCCAGCAGCATCGGCTGAATGCGGGCATCATCGTCGATCAGCCCGCGCTCGCCGTCCGCTTTGGCAACGGGCGCAAGCTCGGTACGGTAGAGGAGGGGTTCGCCGCCACGCTCAGTCCTGGCGACCGTTTCTTTTTCGCCGGCACCGCGCTGGAGGTGGTGAAGATGGACACCACCGACCTCATCGTGCGCGCCACCAGCAAATCCGCGCGCATTCCCAGTTGGGGCGGTACCCGCATGGCCATGTCCACGCGGCTGGCCGAGCGGGTGCGCCATTTCCTGGCCGAACCGGGCGAATGGCACCGCTTCCCCCATGACGTGCGCGAATGGCTGGAGATGCAGAAACTGCGCTCCGCTTTGCCTCAGCCGGGTCAGCTGATGATCGAAACCTTCCCGCATGAAGGGCGCCATTATATGGTCTGCTACAGTTTCGAAGGGTGGAACGCGCATCAGTCGCTCGGCATGTTGCTCACGCGCCGGATGGACGCGCAGGGATTGATGCCGATCGGCTTCGTGTCGAACGACTATGCACTGGCGGTCTCCAGCCTGAAGCCCGTCACCGACCCGCAAAGCCTGTTCACCGCCGACATATTGGATCATGAATTTGTCGACTGGGTCGAACAATCGAGCTTGCTGAAGCGCGCCTTCCGTGACGTTGCGGTCATCAGCGGCCTGATCGAACGCCAGCATCCCGGCAAGCGCAAGACCGGGCGGCAGGTCACTTTTTCCACAGATCTCATCTATGACGTACTCCGCAAATATCAGCCCGATCATATGCTGCTGAAAGCCGCCTGGGCGGATGCGCGCGCGCGCATGACCGATGTTGGGCGGCTGGGCGACTTGATTGATCGGGCGGCGGGCACGATGCTGCACATCACCCTTGATCGCGTCAGCCCGCTGGCGGTGCCGGTCCTGATCCTCATCGGCCGCGAACAGGTCGCCCAGCACGCGGTCGAGGATGCGCTGCTGA
- a CDS encoding PaaI family thioesterase has product MRRVTQPEGIVAPSGEAAHFRALEQLYRSAPINRMFQSELSIPSAGLSVIDFDVDESAFHAAGAVHGTVYFKMLDDAAFYAANSLVSDRFLLTTAFNLLFTRPIGPGRIRAEGRWISGKRRVYVAEASLIDSDGEEVGRGTGTFMRSQFPLSSLPGYAGAAAEQKR; this is encoded by the coding sequence ATGAGGCGCGTGACGCAGCCTGAGGGCATCGTCGCGCCCAGCGGCGAGGCCGCGCACTTTCGTGCGCTGGAGCAGCTTTATCGTTCAGCGCCGATCAACCGGATGTTCCAGTCTGAACTGTCAATTCCGTCCGCTGGACTGTCGGTGATTGATTTCGACGTCGATGAATCGGCGTTTCACGCGGCTGGCGCGGTCCACGGCACTGTCTATTTCAAGATGCTCGACGATGCGGCCTTCTACGCTGCCAACAGCCTGGTCAGCGATCGCTTTCTGTTGACCACCGCTTTCAACCTCCTCTTTACCCGTCCGATCGGGCCGGGCCGAATCAGGGCCGAAGGTCGCTGGATCAGCGGCAAACGCCGCGTCTATGTGGCCGAAGCCAGCCTGATCGATTCGGATGGCGAAGAGGTTGGGCGTGGAACCGGCACCTTCATGCGTTCCCAGTTCCCGCTCTCGTCGCTCCCGGGATATGCGGGCGCGGCTGCGGAGCAAAAACGCTGA
- a CDS encoding SCO family protein produces MAGYAMNKALISATLCALTLLSACNMGAGGNASSGSDSIQGELTGARIGAPFTLTDQDGRSVRWQDFDGKYRLVYFGYTYCPDVCPVDLQRITQAFARFEKAEPALAAKVQPIFISVDPERDTPAVLKTYVAAFHPRLIGLTGTSDQIAKVAKDFVVIYGKEKSEGASDYLVSHSRTPYLFGTKGEPIALVPVDDPSTPEDDGAPDKVLAALQKWVK; encoded by the coding sequence ATGGCTGGCTACGCCATGAACAAAGCGCTGATTTCCGCCACACTTTGCGCCCTGACGCTGCTCTCCGCCTGCAATATGGGGGCTGGCGGCAACGCATCAAGCGGCTCTGACAGTATCCAGGGTGAACTGACCGGCGCACGCATCGGTGCGCCCTTCACCCTGACCGATCAGGACGGTAGATCCGTCCGCTGGCAGGATTTCGACGGCAAATATCGCCTCGTCTATTTCGGCTATACTTATTGCCCTGACGTTTGCCCGGTCGATCTCCAGCGAATAACGCAGGCTTTTGCCCGGTTCGAGAAGGCAGAACCTGCGCTCGCGGCGAAGGTCCAGCCGATCTTCATCAGTGTCGATCCTGAGCGCGACACGCCTGCGGTACTCAAAACCTATGTCGCCGCCTTCCACCCGCGCCTCATCGGCTTGACCGGCACGTCCGACCAGATCGCGAAGGTAGCCAAGGATTTCGTCGTCATTTACGGCAAGGAGAAGAGCGAGGGCGCAAGCGACTATCTGGTCAGCCACAGCCGTACTCCCTATCTCTTCGGAACGAAGGGCGAGCCAATCGCGCTGGTGCCGGTGGATGATCCCTCGACGCCAGAGGATGACGGCGCGCCGGACAAGGTGCTGGCGGCTTTGCAAAAATGGGTGAAGTGA
- a CDS encoding SprT family zinc-dependent metalloprotease, with the protein MSIGTSETPSILVDGVAVPVRVRRSARARSYRLTLDSKDGGLRLSLPTRANLKRALGWAQDHEDWVRQQISTRPDGVSLADGALFALEGHEIQIVWQSGTTRRIRLEEGQLIVGGPAESVEQRVLRWLKARAKAVLETETRALAAAHGLTVASVGVGDTRSRWGSCTSRGAIRYSWRLILAPPFVRRSTVAHELAHLIHMDHSPAFHAAHARILGSDPKPARAWLKAHGAGLHRIGAG; encoded by the coding sequence TTGTCGATCGGGACATCTGAAACACCCTCAATATTGGTCGATGGCGTCGCGGTCCCCGTGCGTGTGCGCCGCTCGGCCCGCGCCCGCAGCTATCGCCTGACCCTCGACAGCAAGGATGGAGGGCTGCGCCTCTCGCTCCCCACCCGCGCTAACCTCAAGCGCGCGCTTGGCTGGGCGCAGGACCATGAAGACTGGGTCCGTCAACAGATATCGACCCGCCCGGATGGCGTATCCTTGGCAGACGGTGCGCTGTTCGCGCTGGAGGGACATGAGATCCAGATCGTCTGGCAATCCGGCACGACCCGCCGCATTCGATTGGAGGAGGGGCAGCTGATCGTCGGCGGTCCGGCCGAGTCCGTGGAACAACGCGTGCTGCGCTGGCTCAAGGCGCGTGCAAAGGCCGTGCTGGAAACCGAAACGCGCGCTCTGGCGGCGGCGCATGGGCTGACCGTGGCGTCGGTGGGCGTGGGCGACACGCGATCGCGCTGGGGCAGCTGCACGTCGAGGGGCGCCATCCGCTATAGCTGGCGCTTGATCCTGGCGCCGCCTTTCGTCCGTCGATCGACCGTCGCCCATGAACTGGCGCACCTTATCCACATGGACCACAGCCCCGCCTTCCATGCTGCCCACGCCCGGATATTGGGCAGCGATCCGAAGCCTGCGCGGGCCTGGCTGAAGGCGCATGGCGCCGGGTTGCACCGGATTGGCGCGGGTTAG